One window from the genome of Actinoplanes teichomyceticus ATCC 31121 encodes:
- a CDS encoding DUF5708 family protein, with product MTRNLLTGSATFVIGLLLWLFTGDIEIPVVTLTKAGVVLMVIGAAEVGYGLYRAVRGPRPARR from the coding sequence ATGACCAGAAACCTGCTGACCGGCTCGGCGACCTTCGTGATCGGCCTGTTGCTGTGGCTGTTCACCGGCGACATCGAGATCCCGGTGGTCACCCTGACGAAGGCCGGTGTGGTCCTCATGGTGATCGGCGCCGCCGAGGTGGGTTACGGGCTCTACCGGGCCGTCCGCGGACCGCGC